The Planktothrix agardhii NIES-204 genomic interval TTGAATAGGCGTACTCCCCGTACTAAATTAACGGGTACTGACAGCATCACCGCCTGAGATCCCGGCTCAATTTTGCCAGAACGTAGGACTTCAACGACATTAGCCCAGGCATCGGAAGCTCCCACTCTGGCAATTTCAGCGATCGCTAACTGCTGGTTTTTTTGGGTAAAATCCGTTATGCCATAAGGATAAATCGCAAAGCGTGCACCTGCACTCAGACCGTTGACCATTCCTGCATCCAGTCGAACCTGTTTCGGTTCTGAGTTTTCCTCAACCACCTCTAATACATTCACGGCGTATTGTAACGAACTTCGCTCAACTCCAAACACAAAGCGATCGCTTTCTCCCGATAGCATGGGCATCTGGGAAGGGAACTTGCTTTGAATCTTGGCACTAACGCGATCGTGTAATGTCTTGTAAGTCAAGCCAGAAGGAGCGCTGGTTAAGGTATCGATCAGCCAGTAAGTGAGCGCTCCATGTCGCTCTTTACCACTCACCGCATACTCATAAGCGAACTCGCTGGGACGACAAGCTGCTAATAACACATAATCTCTCCGTTGAGGAAACCAGCGTCCATCCGTTGTCCCTGTTGGCGTTCCATCCATCAGCATTCGCCAGTTTTGTATTAGTTGTTCACGGGTTCCGACAATACTTTCGACACTTCGGGATGCAATATCAATCTCTCCAGGGCTTCTAATGGCTATATCATCCCCTCGTATTGCGTCCCCGGAGTGACAACTATCCAGAATTACCGTCACCACTAACCCTTTATCAATCATGCGTTTGAGCAGGGTTGCTAATTCCACATCTCGCAGATAACGACCTTCTTGATCCCCAATATCCATCGGGACAATACCTTCATCGGGTTGGTCAGTTCCCTTGAGTTCTGGATAGATGGTTTTCGCCCGTCCTCCATGTCCAGAGTAATAAATACACACTTGTTCTCCGGGTTGGGCAAGTTCTGTAATCGTGTGAAACTTCCCGACAATATTTTCATAAGTAGGTAGCAGGTCTGGAGTAACACTCAAATCAGAAATATCAGGATTCGGAGAAATTAACTTAACAATTTGTTCCGATGGAATATTCAGGGTTTTTAAGAAATAATCTCCCACTAAGTTAATATCGCGTACACATCCCTTGAGATTCTTATACATTGGATTCGGGATATAACCATCAATTCCGATTAAAAGAGCATAAAATTTGTTTTTTTGTTCAGATAAATTAGACATTTTTTCTCCGATTTTAAAATTTGGATACAAGAGTGAGCAGGCAGATTTTTCCAAGACTTATCAATCAAGAATTAAGACTCGGTTAATCTGCCTAATTTACTAAATAGACTTGTAATATCAATCTATTTAAAAATCTTAGAAATAGACTGAGTTTAAGCTAAGTGTTTACGAGTTTCTGTGCTAACAATTCCATCTGCTTTTAAATTCTTTTTCTGTTGAAACTCTTTAACGGCTTTGTCTGTCCCTGGCCCAAAAACTCCATCAGTTGACACGGTAATTTCTGCATTTTTTAAGCAGGTTTGCAACCATTTCACATCCGATCCTTCCATCATCGGTCTGCACAACCGTAGGACTCTGGGTTGTTCATCCCAAGGTGCTTTAGAAAACCCCATTGCGGTCGAACGGTTCAGCGCTGACTCGGTTTCACCACCAAGTCCATAAATTCCATCCTCTGTAATTCGTTCATTGGGATGGTTTTTATTCCACAGTTTTTGAAAGGCTAAAATAGCCACGGAACGAATATCTTTAGTCCCGCCTCCTACATAATCAAAATGAGGAGGATCTCCGGCTAAAGGATACCAATTTTGAGCCATTAAATAGGGTTCCCAACCTCTGGGATCTTCAATATCAAGTGCTAATCCACTTTGATGATTACTCGACCCTGGTAAGGCGACAGGACTCTTATCCTTGTACCAATTATAGAGCAACATTTGTTGGGCAATGGTGCGATAGGAGGAGTTAATAACCATTGCAATTCCTCGGGCTGCGATCGCTCGTTTTATAGCCTCTTTTGCCGGAGGTTGAACTAAGGGAAATGCCGCATCACCTAAATCAACATTCAGATCATCAAAACTGACTAAAGCGTTAGGAAGAACGAGGTTAATTTGATGAATGAGTTGTTGAAAAAGGGCATTAACAATCGCCGTAGACTCACCGGGAACATCTCGGACTAAACCATTAAAACTGGCTTTAATGGCTGAACGAGCTTCCCGTTCATAAAATTCAAAACAAGCTTCTATTTCAGGGTTTTCTAAGAGATTTGGATGCTGATGTTCTGGATTGGACATAATAACTTTTCCTCGATTTCAAGGCGTTTTTTTAGAGTTCAACTTCGGATTTTATCTCGTTTATAAACCCAATTTTTTTAAGGTTTCAGCACCAGCAATACCATCTACTGTTAAATTATTTTGCTGTTGAAACTGTTTAATTGCCTGTTGGGTTTGTCCTCCAAAAATGCCATCGGGTTGCAGATTAAATCCCGCGTTGACCAGGGCTTTTTGTAGTTGCTCAACGTCTTGACCTTGGATTAACGGTTGACCGGGTTCAGATAAGCGTAAAACTCGTTTAGGCTCCCAAGTTTTTGCCGATTCCCAAGATTCACTTAAAAATAAAGAACGTTCGGCTCTCCGACGACGAGATAAACCCGCTAATACTTGTCCTCCGGCTTTATCCCATCTCAAAAATTGATCCGCAGCTTCTTTATATTTTCCTTGGTTTAAAAGTCTTAACAAAGTTGACTCAAATAAAGCTCTGGCTCCGACGTTATAACAAAAAGAAACTAAAGCCGAAAATTGATTATCATTAATATCAACTTTCACCCCATCAAGAACAGAAATTTCATATTTTCCTAATTCTTTTTTGAGGCGTGCTTCTGCTTCTGGAATTGTCATCGTCATGCCTTCATAAACCCCTTCTGTAAATCCCCAACCAATTGTCCAGATATTAACGGGGTCAAGATAAGATTGTACATAAGTACCATGAGAACCTTGTTTTAAATCATGCAATCCTTCAAAGGATTTAATCAGTTTAATTCCTTCTTCATTAATCTTTCTAGTAGAGGATCTGGGTTCAACAATACCTCGTCGAGATGCAATATCCTCATCTTGAATCACTTCAAAGGTTTCTGCTGAAGTGAATTGCAGGGTTTGAATCAGTCGTTGAATCAGTCCTTGAGTTTCCGTAACTTGTATAATTTGTTCTTCTTGAAACTCATAAATACTGCCATCTTTTGCGATTTTAAGCGTTCTGCTCATTCCTAGACTCCTTAAAACGTTTCAGTTATAGTAAAAATTGATACTAAAAGTCGTCAATTTTTGCGGAAATGTAGAATCACCCTAACCTCGGCTTAATCAATAAAAAGAGTCAAAAATTTGATTAAAATTTTTTGATTCAGTCAGTAAGTTGCTGTTAAATATTGGTCTTTTGGTTTAGTTTAACAATTGCAATTTATAAATCCAGGGTAAAGTTACAAAACTTAAGAATTTATACTTATAGAGATTTATAGAGATCCAGCGATTGAAATCGTGGCTACACAAACGAAGTCCGCCTGCGCGGACTATTAACCTCCTTTGCGGCGCGGGTTTGTTCTTCGATTAACCTCCTTTGATCAAGGGTTTAAAACCCGCGCCGGCGGGTTTTGTTTGTGTAGCCACGGTTTCAACCGCTGGATCACTGGATCACTCCGAAACCGAAACCTTTATGGATGGGAGTGTCAAAACCCGATAGAATTTGATATTTTAGGAATGGGGGTAACTTTGGTTTTCGGTTTCCAGTCATACTCCATATATTGAGCCGTTTTTAAAGCCTTACTATCCCCTAAAAGTTTAGCCACAACATAAAGAGACATATCAATTCCTGCCGAAATTCCCCCAGCCGTAATAATTTTTCCATTATCAACAAATCGTTGATTATCAACAACAGTGGTTTGGGGTGCCATCGCCTGTAATTGATCTAATGCTTGATGATGAGTTGTCGCTACTAAACCATCCAATAAACCGACTTTTGCTAACAGTAAAGCACCCGTACAAACTGATAAAATTAACTCGGCATGATATCCTTTAGATTGAATCCAAGCTAGAATTTGCAGTTGATTCAGAGCCTCTCTAGTCCCTATACCACCAGGAATAATAATAATATCGGGAGGAGGACTATCTAATAGAGTACAATCTGGATTAAAGCTCAAACCATAATGGCATTGAACTGAATTTAAGGTTTCTGCGACTAGAAACACATTAAAAGGTTGATCCTCATTAATTTCTGATGTAATCGAAAATACCTCAAAAGGGCCGATAAAATCTAATAGTTGCACCCCATTAAAAATTAAAATAGCAACATTTGTTTGAGTCATTGGTCAGTAATCCTAAACGCAAAGGGATAAAAGATTAAAATATGTTAAAAAAGTGTCTTAAGCTCCAAAATATTATTCTGGTTATTCTGATTACTCTAGCAATTGTACTAGGTTGGAATAATTTAACTTTAGCACAAGGTTCTACCACTCAACTTGAATATCGCATGAGCCGCATGAGAAACTAAATAATTCATAAAAAAATAGGTGCTGCCATGATCTGAGGAGTTAAAGATGTTCTCCTCATCTTAGAAGATTGATCAAGAGCAGCACAGTCTTTAAAAATTGATGATGTTTAAATTACACAATGATACCGAAATAGTAAGCGGCAACTAAAAAGTTAATTCCTAACAGAAGAATTGCCCAAAATGCACGAAAGGTATAAGAGCCACTGGATGTTTGAGTTTTGGTAGCCATATTTAGTTCCTAAATACAATGATTCAATTAAACCACAGAAGCAACTGCATCGGGATCGGACTCTCCAGCATGATAGGAACTCCGCACTAATGGCCCAGAGCGGACGTGAGCAAACCCGATTTTGGTGGCGATCGCTCCCAAATGCTGAAATTCTTCCGGTGTCCAATATTTTCGCACGGGAAGATGTTTCAGGGACGGACGCATATATTGACCCAGGGTAATTCGGTCACATCCGGCTTCCCGTAAATCTTCCAGGGTTTGAATAATTTCGGCTTCGGTTTCTCCATGTCCTAACATTAAGCCGGATTTTGTGGGAATGCGGGGATCAAGTTGTTTCACAATTCTTAATACGTCCAGCGATCGCCCATACTTAGCCCCCCTTCTCACTGGTGCTTGCAGTCTTTGGACTGTTTCGACATTATGGTTATAACAGGCAGGTTCCGCTTCAACTACGGTGGCAATCCGTTGATATTGGAGTTCCTGGGGATTACCGCCCCCTTGCCCGCCCCAAAAATCCGCCGTCAGGACTTCAATCTGGGTTTCGGGGTTAAGCTCTCGAATTCTGTCCATTGTCGCCACGAACCACCGGGCCCCCCCATCGGCCAAATCATCCCTGGCCACGGAAGTTAAGACCACATAGCCTAACCCTAAAATTTGTACAGCTTCGGCCACTTTTTGGGGTTCTTCGGGATCAAGGGGCATCGGTGCATGACCCTTATCCACTTGACAAAAGCCACAGGAGCGGGTACAAGTTGGCCCCATTAATAAAAAAGTTGCGGTTTTCTGGGCATAACATTCCCCCCGGTTGGGACAACGACCTTCCTCACAAATCGTATGAATTTGGCGCTGTTTGATAATCCGTTGTACAGAGGATAATTCACTGGCCTTACCGATGGGACGACGTAACCAGGCCGGGATAGGTTCAATGGCATTTTGATCCCGATCACGATAAGATTGTTCTAGTGCTAAATCAGAAGGGGCGGACATATTCAAGTTCCGTTGTTATTTTGGCTTCTTCTCAGATTAATCTAGTTATGTATTCTAAAGATGCAGGTCTTTTTAATCATTGGATCACTTTAACCCAATATAATAATAGTTAACGCATCATTATCGTTATGGGAGTTAGTTGTGGCAGGTCGGAAAATACTGGTTATTGATGATAGTAAAGTAATTAGAGTTCGAGTCAGAGAAATGTTACCCCCTGGTAACTTTGAGGTATTAGAAGCCAAAGATGGCAAAGAAGGACTCGAATTCGTGCAAAAAGAACATCCCAATTTAATTATGCTGGATTTCCTCCTGCCTAAGTTAAGTGGCTGGGATGTGTTTCAGCGAATTCAAGCGGATGAAACCTTGCGGCGCATTCCCCTTGTCCTGATGTCGGGACGGAAAGAAGAAGTCACCGAAAAAATTTCTGAACCCTTTCAATATTTTGAATTTATTGAAAAGCCCTTTGAGAAGAATCAACTAATTTCTGCAATTAAATTGGCCTTCCAAAAAGCCAATCTCCCCCGGCCACCCCTATCCACCCCTGGAACTCCTGCACCGACTTCTGCACCTGCTCCTCAAGTTTCTCATGCTGGAGACGCGACGGATATTGCAGCAATTAAGGCTCAAATGGATACAATGCAGGCGGAACTGGATGCCTTGAAAAAACAAGTGTTGCAACTGAAAAGATTCATTCAGGGGAAATTAAAGTAGAAATATTGACAGTTGACTGTTGATAGTTGACTGTTAATAGTTGAACGACAACTGATCAGAAATATGATACTGGATGCTTCATTTTTGACCCAATTAAACGCCGCAATGGATTCATTATTAAAACGAATGAATCTATTTTCCCAGGCGCGGGTTTTGGTGGTAGGGGATTTAACTTTAGATGAATTTTTGACAGGTCAAGTGGAACGTTTATCCCGTGAAGCTCCGGTATTAATTCTCCGCCATGAACATACCCATCAAATTCCTGGGGGGGGTGCGAATGCGGTTTACAATTTGGCAAAATTAGGAGCCTCGGTAAAGGTTGCTGGACTGGTGGGAAAGGATGATCAAGGAATTGCCCTTTGTGGAATTTTTGAACAGGCGGGAATTGATATTGGGGGAATTTTTATTGATCCCAACCGTCCCACGGTAACGAAAACTCGG includes:
- a CDS encoding peptidase C14, caspase catalytic subunit p20; amino-acid sequence: MSNLSEQKNKFYALLIGIDGYIPNPMYKNLKGCVRDINLVGDYFLKTLNIPSEQIVKLISPNPDISDLSVTPDLLPTYENIVGKFHTITELAQPGEQVCIYYSGHGGRAKTIYPELKGTDQPDEGIVPMDIGDQEGRYLRDVELATLLKRMIDKGLVVTVILDSCHSGDAIRGDDIAIRSPGEIDIASRSVESIVGTREQLIQNWRMLMDGTPTGTTDGRWFPQRRDYVLLAACRPSEFAYEYAVSGKERHGALTYWLIDTLTSAPSGLTYKTLHDRVSAKIQSKFPSQMPMLSGESDRFVFGVERSSLQYAVNVLEVVEENSEPKQVRLDAGMVNGLSAGARFAIYPYGITDFTQKNQQLAIAEIARVGASDAWANVVEVLRSGKIEPGSQAVMLSVPVNLVRGVRLFKKAVGEKDHQLTQSIKDQEEDALKAVEVALADNGWLKLADAQEKEDYLVAVNRQGEYEICVGTPVENLTPALKIGDAETPQKVVQRLVHLAKYQAIQELSNQFSDLTSKLEVELLTQPNWRPGMVKEPKPFPDPTHLVVKSDETTFLRIKNISSQVLNIAVLDIEPTWQVSRLQLENELKIYYPFNSNQEILHPLNFQLPNTSKYNQAKETIKVFATLRPNDFRWLELPPLDEEIAPKAGLSRDDSPLGKLLTALGAEIPELTRAAVPIFDPSQEWTTKEIKITINNYEL
- a CDS encoding putative peptidoglycan-binding domain-containing protein, with the protein product MSNPEHQHPNLLENPEIEACFEFYEREARSAIKASFNGLVRDVPGESTAIVNALFQQLIHQINLVLPNALVSFDDLNVDLGDAAFPLVQPPAKEAIKRAIAARGIAMVINSSYRTIAQQMLLYNWYKDKSPVALPGSSNHQSGLALDIEDPRGWEPYLMAQNWYPLAGDPPHFDYVGGGTKDIRSVAILAFQKLWNKNHPNERITEDGIYGLGGETESALNRSTAMGFSKAPWDEQPRVLRLCRPMMEGSDVKWLQTCLKNAEITVSTDGVFGPGTDKAVKEFQQKKNLKADGIVSTETRKHLA
- a CDS encoding putative lysozyme; translation: MSRTLKIAKDGSIYEFQEEQIIQVTETQGLIQRLIQTLQFTSAETFEVIQDEDIASRRGIVEPRSSTRKINEEGIKLIKSFEGLHDLKQGSHGTYVQSYLDPVNIWTIGWGFTEGVYEGMTMTIPEAEARLKKELGKYEISVLDGVKVDINDNQFSALVSFCYNVGARALFESTLLRLLNQGKYKEAADQFLRWDKAGGQVLAGLSRRRRAERSLFLSESWESAKTWEPKRVLRLSEPGQPLIQGQDVEQLQKALVNAGFNLQPDGIFGGQTQQAIKQFQQQNNLTVDGIAGAETLKKLGL
- a CDS encoding ThiJ/PfpI family protein, encoding MTQTNVAILIFNGVQLLDFIGPFEVFSITSEINEDQPFNVFLVAETLNSVQCHYGLSFNPDCTLLDSPPPDIIIIPGGIGTREALNQLQILAWIQSKGYHAELILSVCTGALLLAKVGLLDGLVATTHHQALDQLQAMAPQTTVVDNQRFVDNGKIITAGGISAGIDMSLYVVAKLLGDSKALKTAQYMEYDWKPKTKVTPIPKISNSIGF
- a CDS encoding photosystem I 4.8K protein; this encodes MATKTQTSSGSYTFRAFWAILLLGINFLVAAYYFGIIV
- the lipA2 gene encoding lipoate synthetase — encoded protein: MSAPSDLALEQSYRDRDQNAIEPIPAWLRRPIGKASELSSVQRIIKQRQIHTICEEGRCPNRGECYAQKTATFLLMGPTCTRSCGFCQVDKGHAPMPLDPEEPQKVAEAVQILGLGYVVLTSVARDDLADGGARWFVATMDRIRELNPETQIEVLTADFWGGQGGGNPQELQYQRIATVVEAEPACYNHNVETVQRLQAPVRRGAKYGRSLDVLRIVKQLDPRIPTKSGLMLGHGETEAEIIQTLEDLREAGCDRITLGQYMRPSLKHLPVRKYWTPEEFQHLGAIATKIGFAHVRSGPLVRSSYHAGESDPDAVASVV
- a CDS encoding two-component response regulator, which encodes MAGRKILVIDDSKVIRVRVREMLPPGNFEVLEAKDGKEGLEFVQKEHPNLIMLDFLLPKLSGWDVFQRIQADETLRRIPLVLMSGRKEEVTEKISEPFQYFEFIEKPFEKNQLISAIKLAFQKANLPRPPLSTPGTPAPTSAPAPQVSHAGDATDIAAIKAQMDTMQAELDALKKQVLQLKRFIQGKLK